Proteins encoded in a region of the Geobacillus genomosp. 3 genome:
- a CDS encoding HD-GYP domain-containing protein, which produces MRKVHISHVKSGDVLAVDLFAANGGVLLSRGVRLTGGYIRSLEQKGIQYIYIDDRQTYDIRPLPLISPTVRQQAVKKVYETMTALIEQKKLLSRASSLDLGKEYEKVFKDILDYLLKQENLLINLSDLVISNGYFFHHSVNVATIAGVIGIAKRYRPDQLLDLGIGALLFDIGMTQLPDGLWRKKGALTEEEKEIVRRHTYLGFELLRRQRNISLFSAHCALQHHERCDGSGYPRALSGKEIHEYARIVAIADVFDALTSARYHRKQYSPHEAAEYLSAAGDILDYELIKLFLSHIAIYPVATTVLLNTGEIAVVSEVFPGFPLRPVVRVIKNPAGEELKSPYEIDLRDKMNITIVKAV; this is translated from the coding sequence ATGAGAAAAGTCCATATTTCCCATGTGAAAAGCGGCGACGTGCTCGCCGTCGATTTATTTGCCGCCAACGGCGGCGTGCTTTTGTCGCGCGGCGTGCGGCTGACGGGCGGGTACATCCGCTCCCTCGAACAAAAAGGGATTCAATACATTTATATCGATGACAGGCAAACATATGACATCCGCCCGCTCCCGCTCATCAGCCCGACCGTGCGCCAGCAGGCGGTGAAAAAAGTGTACGAGACAATGACGGCCTTGATCGAGCAAAAAAAGCTGCTCAGCCGCGCCTCCTCGCTCGATTTAGGAAAAGAGTACGAAAAAGTGTTCAAAGACATTTTGGACTACTTATTGAAGCAAGAAAACTTGCTCATCAACTTGTCGGATTTGGTCATCTCAAACGGTTACTTTTTCCATCACTCGGTCAACGTCGCCACCATCGCCGGCGTCATCGGCATCGCCAAAAGGTATCGCCCCGATCAGCTGCTTGACCTCGGCATCGGCGCGCTGCTGTTTGACATCGGCATGACGCAGCTGCCGGACGGCCTTTGGCGGAAAAAAGGGGCATTGACGGAAGAGGAAAAGGAAATCGTCCGCCGTCATACGTATCTCGGTTTCGAACTGTTGCGGCGCCAGCGCAACATTTCGCTCTTTTCCGCCCACTGCGCCTTGCAGCACCACGAGCGGTGCGACGGAAGCGGCTACCCGCGCGCCTTATCGGGCAAGGAAATTCACGAATACGCCCGCATCGTCGCCATCGCCGACGTCTTTGACGCCTTGACGTCAGCGCGCTACCACCGGAAGCAATACTCGCCGCACGAAGCGGCCGAGTACTTATCCGCCGCCGGCGACATTTTGGACTACGAACTCATCAAACTGTTTCTTTCCCATATCGCCATCTACCCGGTGGCGACAACCGTCTTGCTTAACACTGGCGAGATCGCCGTCGTCTCCGAAGTGTTCCCAGGCTTCCCGCTCCGCCCCGTCGTCCGCGTCATCAAAAACCCGGCGGGCGAAGAGCTGAAAAGCCCGTATGAGATCGACTTGCGCGACAAAATGAACATCACGATCGTGAAGGCCGTATAA
- a CDS encoding flagellin: MRINHNIAALNTYRQLTIGQGAAAKNMEKLSSGLRINRAGDDAAGLAISEKMRGQIRGLEQASRNAQDAISLIQTAEGALNETHSILQRMRELAVQAANDTNTADDRNEIQKEIDQLKSEINRIASDTEFNTKKLLDGSISNKATLSSSGNTANILSATIIDDNIAAGNYTVNVSSVSITQTVSTTQNETNLTSFSSNGAKVGDYTVTLTQNGSNWDIVIKDSNGNEVGSAVNQSIDTSSTSANVNVGNFTLTWNQGTTVQAGDTSITIEADATFTVKDSSGALVQSTTITDNKTGEVSVGGFNLTFNDTLTNSSSSDDTQITVETDALSFQIGANQNQNTKLAISNMSSAALGVNNIDVTTQENANEAITTVNDAIIRVSAERSKLGAIQNRLEHTINNLGTSAENLTASESRIRDVDYALAA; encoded by the coding sequence ATGAGAATCAACCACAACATCGCGGCGTTGAATACGTATCGGCAACTGACGATTGGCCAAGGCGCCGCAGCGAAAAACATGGAAAAACTGTCATCCGGCCTTCGCATCAACCGTGCGGGCGATGACGCAGCAGGTCTCGCCATCTCGGAAAAAATGAGAGGGCAAATTCGCGGGTTGGAGCAAGCAAGCCGGAATGCGCAGGATGCCATTTCGTTGATCCAGACGGCAGAGGGGGCGTTGAACGAAACGCACTCGATTTTGCAACGGATGCGGGAATTGGCGGTGCAGGCTGCTAACGATACTAATACGGCAGATGATCGTAACGAAATTCAAAAAGAAATTGATCAGTTAAAATCTGAAATTAACCGCATAGCCAGTGATACTGAGTTTAATACGAAGAAATTATTAGATGGATCCATTTCTAATAAGGCAACACTTTCTTCATCGGGGAATACGGCGAATATTCTTTCAGCAACAATTATAGACGATAACATTGCTGCTGGTAATTATACAGTTAATGTGTCATCTGTTAGTATAACTCAAACAGTTTCTACTACACAAAATGAGACGAATCTAACTTCGTTTAGTTCTAACGGTGCTAAAGTTGGAGATTATACTGTAACCCTGACTCAAAACGGATCAAACTGGGATATTGTTATTAAGGATTCTAACGGCAATGAAGTAGGATCGGCCGTGAATCAATCAATCGATACCTCTTCTACTAGTGCCAATGTTAATGTTGGGAATTTCACGTTGACATGGAACCAGGGTACAACGGTGCAGGCAGGAGATACTAGCATTACAATAGAAGCGGATGCAACTTTTACCGTTAAAGATTCGTCAGGTGCTCTAGTCCAAAGTACAACAATTACTGATAACAAAACAGGAGAGGTTTCAGTAGGGGGATTTAATCTAACATTTAATGACACTCTCACCAATTCCTCCTCTAGTGATGATACACAGATAACCGTTGAAACAGACGCATTGAGTTTTCAGATTGGGGCCAATCAGAATCAAAATACGAAGCTTGCAATATCCAATATGTCCTCTGCAGCTCTAGGTGTTAACAATATTGACGTTACCACTCAGGAGAATGCAAACGAGGCTATTACAACAGTCAATGATGCCATTATAAGGGTTTCAGCTGAACGTTCTAAGTTGGGTGCTATTCAGAATCGTTTAGAGCACACAATCAACAACTTGGGTACATCAGCGGAGAATCTGACCGCTTCCGAATCCCGCATCCGCGACGTCGATTATGCCTTAGCCGCATAG
- a CDS encoding DNA endonuclease, translated as MDDLSKLTPVQQNVLIASIIGDGEITKLYKKSRRKNHSYREHFGMEQAEYRKWKISFFDNLLYITPRSQCVRSSSLPLFTRLYPYFYHDDGSKHIPIPLLTYCTLPHFLAVLYMDDGSLCISPNINKRKKVIYLTPHIYLYLQNYPREELKKLQQHILSHFGVTFRLSKHPNGQGCILRTTSVRDTFHFLNIISSAISTCPSMYYKTNWNERLKIEKEKWQKIFPDFELRTSSHERSKRYSKKEIQQLKDMKQKGATIQEIADTLHRSYWSIVYKWREIQKE; from the coding sequence ATGGACGACTTATCCAAATTAACCCCTGTACAACAAAACGTTCTAATTGCTAGCATTATCGGAGACGGAGAAATTACAAAGCTTTATAAAAAGAGCCGACGGAAAAACCATAGTTACCGGGAACATTTCGGCATGGAACAGGCTGAGTATCGAAAATGGAAGATTTCATTTTTCGACAATCTTTTGTACATCACTCCCCGAAGTCAATGTGTTCGATCATCGTCTCTTCCGCTATTTACAAGGCTATATCCATACTTTTACCATGATGATGGTTCTAAACATATCCCGATTCCTTTATTGACGTATTGCACGTTGCCTCATTTCCTTGCTGTTTTATATATGGATGATGGCTCGCTCTGTATTTCTCCTAATATCAATAAACGCAAAAAAGTAATTTACCTGACACCTCATATTTACCTTTATCTACAGAATTATCCTCGCGAAGAATTAAAAAAGTTGCAACAACACATTCTTTCTCATTTCGGTGTCACCTTCCGTTTAAGTAAACATCCAAATGGACAAGGCTGCATTTTACGAACAACCTCTGTGAGGGATACGTTTCATTTTCTTAATATAATCTCCTCAGCAATCTCAACTTGCCCGTCTATGTATTACAAAACCAACTGGAACGAGCGACTCAAAATAGAAAAGGAAAAATGGCAAAAGATATTCCCAGATTTCGAATTGCGGACGAGCAGCCACGAACGTTCAAAGCGATACTCTAAGAAGGAGATTCAACAACTAAAGGACATGAAGCAAAAAGGCGCGACGATTCAAGAAATTGCTGATACCTTGCACCGAAGTTATTGGTCTATCGTGTATAAATGGCGTGAAATACAAAAAGAGTGA
- the fliS gene encoding flagellar export chaperone FliS, with protein sequence MATNNPYQHYQANAVQTASPGELTLMLYNGCLKFIKFARQAMETGDIAARNENLIKAQKIIQELMVTLNMEYEVAKSMMTMYDYIYRRLVEANVKNDVAILDEVEGYVTEFRDAWKQVIQLHRQRQYAEGGQA encoded by the coding sequence GTGGCGACGAACAATCCGTATCAACATTACCAGGCGAACGCGGTGCAGACCGCGTCCCCTGGCGAGTTGACATTGATGTTGTATAACGGCTGCTTGAAGTTTATCAAGTTTGCGCGTCAGGCGATGGAAACGGGCGATATAGCGGCGCGCAATGAAAATTTGATTAAGGCGCAAAAGATCATTCAAGAGCTGATGGTGACGCTCAATATGGAGTATGAGGTCGCGAAATCGATGATGACGATGTACGACTACATCTACCGCCGTCTAGTCGAGGCGAATGTGAAAAACGATGTGGCGATTTTGGATGAGGTGGAAGGGTATGTCACCGAGTTTCGCGATGCGTGGAAACAAGTGATTCAGCTTCATCGGCAGCGCCAGTACGCGGAAGGCGGACAGGCGTAA
- the flgK gene encoding flagellar hook-associated protein FlgK, translating to MGSTFHGLEVAKRGMAMQQMALYTTGHNIANANTPGYSRQRVNFVQSEPYPPASLNRPQISGQMGTGVEAGSIERVRDQFFDWQYRGENNKLGYWQARADALKKMEDIMNEPSDSGLSKTMDQFWQALQDLSANPENTGARSVVRQRGLAVVETFHYLADSLTSIQNDLANEIHVTVKSINSIAEQLYKINQQIAEVEPHGYLPNDLYDERDRLLDELSALVKIEVEPKPSGGNALKTAAGVYDVYILDGNGQRQLLVDGNQGYKTLSVSPSASSAPETPTGLLTGLSLGGSPISFVASGKLKGLIEAYGYDDGSGVKGIYPDMLKKLDALAYSFAERFNVVHQEGYTLSPSNKGKLFFTDLTQVDGAAKAIQLSSDIDDLNNIAASSAPDEPGNGLNAIRLANVKNSNFADLQDSARSAPYPVKAGTLQAYYESMIGQLAVDAQQANRLVDNSEVLRQSVEERRQSVSGVSLDEEMTNMIRFQHAYNAAARTITTIDEMLDKIINGMGIVGR from the coding sequence ATGGGATCGACATTTCACGGGCTGGAAGTCGCCAAGCGCGGCATGGCCATGCAGCAAATGGCGCTGTACACGACCGGCCATAACATCGCCAACGCCAACACGCCTGGCTATTCGCGCCAGCGCGTCAACTTTGTCCAGAGCGAGCCGTACCCGCCAGCATCCCTCAACCGCCCGCAAATTTCCGGGCAAATGGGGACGGGGGTCGAGGCGGGCTCGATTGAGCGGGTGCGCGACCAGTTTTTTGACTGGCAATACCGCGGGGAAAACAACAAGCTCGGTTATTGGCAAGCCCGGGCCGATGCGTTAAAAAAGATGGAAGATATTATGAACGAGCCGTCTGACAGCGGCTTATCCAAGACGATGGACCAGTTTTGGCAGGCGCTCCAAGATTTAAGTGCGAATCCGGAAAACACAGGGGCCCGCTCGGTCGTCCGCCAGCGTGGGCTGGCGGTGGTCGAGACGTTTCATTATTTGGCCGATTCGTTAACCTCGATTCAAAACGATCTCGCCAATGAAATTCACGTGACGGTCAAATCGATCAACTCGATTGCCGAACAGCTGTACAAAATCAACCAACAAATCGCCGAAGTCGAGCCGCACGGCTACTTGCCGAACGATTTGTACGATGAACGTGACCGCCTGCTCGATGAACTGTCCGCGCTCGTCAAAATCGAAGTCGAGCCGAAGCCAAGCGGCGGCAATGCGCTGAAAACGGCGGCGGGAGTGTACGATGTCTACATTCTTGACGGCAACGGCCAGCGTCAGCTGCTGGTCGACGGCAACCAAGGATACAAGACGCTGTCCGTATCCCCAAGCGCCAGCTCCGCCCCGGAGACGCCGACCGGCCTACTCACCGGACTTTCGCTCGGAGGCTCCCCCATCTCGTTTGTCGCCTCCGGCAAGTTGAAAGGGTTGATCGAGGCGTACGGATATGATGACGGAAGCGGTGTCAAGGGCATTTATCCCGATATGTTGAAAAAACTCGATGCGCTCGCGTATTCGTTCGCCGAACGGTTCAACGTAGTGCACCAAGAAGGATATACGCTCAGCCCGAGCAACAAGGGAAAGCTGTTTTTCACCGATTTGACGCAAGTGGACGGGGCGGCGAAGGCGATCCAACTGTCATCCGATATCGACGATTTAAACAACATCGCTGCTTCATCGGCGCCGGACGAACCAGGGAACGGCTTGAACGCCATTCGCCTCGCCAACGTCAAAAACAGCAATTTCGCCGACCTGCAAGACTCTGCCCGGTCGGCCCCGTATCCAGTCAAAGCCGGCACCTTGCAGGCGTATTACGAAAGCATGATCGGCCAGCTGGCCGTCGATGCCCAACAGGCGAACCGCCTCGTCGACAACTCCGAAGTGCTCCGCCAGTCCGTCGAAGAACGTCGGCAGTCCGTCAGCGGAGTGTCGCTCGATGAGGAAATGACGAACATGATCCGGTTTCAGCACGCCTACAACGCGGCAGCGCGCACGATTACGACGATCGACGAAATGCTCGATAAAATCATTAACGGCATGGGAATTGTCGGAAGGTAG
- a CDS encoding flagellar hook-associated protein 2, with the protein MAGNMRIGGLASGMDIDQIVSDLMKAERMPLDKLKQKKQLLEWQRDDYRAMNTLLQGLDDYLFSNITLQSSMLKKTVSSSNESVVTATAGSSAANVATTIQVDQVATSAVWLSDATTRVDKSSFSVDADVTLTINVTNGDGTTKQASITVKQGTTLDGLIAQLNSNADLGVSAFYDEQTGRISIMKKETGAQASLVLADPATAGFFAQKLGFTGAVSGGELTGKTAGKDAVVTINGLATTRSSNTFTINGVTYTVNGQGTATVSVATDTDAMFNAIKGFVDKYNDTIAKINAELKEERYRDYPPLTDEQKEAMTEKQIELWEEKARSGMLRGDSMLSSALSQMRMNLYTKVEGANVASGFSQLAQIGITTSSNYLDGGKLIIDETKLREKIQENPDAVYQLFNRDGTTDAEKGIARRLRDTIKATIGKIEQKAGKTIWTNQQFAIGRDLSDIDEQIDRFEDRLKQIEDRYWRQFTAMEEAIQRANQQSMYLMNAFFGGMQG; encoded by the coding sequence TTGGCAGGCAATATGCGCATTGGCGGTTTGGCGAGCGGGATGGATATTGACCAAATCGTCAGCGATTTGATGAAAGCGGAGCGGATGCCGCTTGATAAATTGAAGCAGAAAAAGCAGCTGCTTGAGTGGCAGCGCGATGATTATCGGGCGATGAATACGCTGCTTCAGGGGCTTGACGATTATTTGTTCAGTAACATCACGCTCCAAAGCAGCATGCTCAAAAAAACCGTTTCGAGTTCCAACGAATCGGTCGTCACGGCGACGGCGGGCTCGAGCGCGGCGAACGTGGCGACGACGATTCAAGTCGACCAAGTGGCGACATCGGCTGTTTGGCTGTCCGATGCCACGACAAGGGTGGATAAGTCGAGTTTCTCGGTAGACGCCGATGTCACGCTGACGATCAACGTGACGAACGGGGATGGGACGACGAAGCAGGCGTCAATAACTGTCAAGCAGGGGACGACGCTGGACGGCCTGATCGCCCAGCTCAACAGCAACGCAGACCTTGGCGTCAGCGCCTTTTACGACGAGCAAACCGGGCGCATTTCGATTATGAAAAAAGAGACGGGGGCCCAGGCAAGCCTTGTACTCGCCGATCCGGCGACCGCTGGCTTTTTTGCCCAAAAGCTCGGGTTCACCGGCGCGGTGTCAGGCGGAGAGCTGACTGGAAAAACGGCGGGGAAGGACGCCGTTGTGACGATCAATGGATTGGCGACAACCCGCTCGTCGAACACGTTTACGATCAACGGCGTGACGTATACGGTCAACGGGCAAGGAACGGCGACGGTGTCGGTAGCGACCGATACGGATGCGATGTTTAACGCCATTAAAGGGTTTGTCGACAAATACAACGACACAATCGCCAAAATCAACGCCGAGCTGAAAGAGGAGCGCTATCGCGACTATCCGCCGCTGACGGACGAACAGAAAGAGGCGATGACGGAGAAACAAATTGAGCTGTGGGAAGAAAAGGCGCGGAGCGGGATGCTTCGCGGCGATTCGATGTTGTCGAGCGCCCTCAGCCAAATGCGGATGAACTTGTATACGAAGGTGGAGGGGGCGAATGTCGCGAGCGGGTTTTCGCAGCTGGCGCAAATCGGGATTACGACGTCGTCCAATTACCTTGACGGCGGGAAGCTGATCATTGATGAGACGAAGCTACGGGAGAAAATTCAAGAGAATCCGGATGCCGTCTATCAGCTGTTCAACCGAGACGGCACGACCGATGCGGAAAAAGGGATCGCCCGCCGCCTGCGCGATACGATCAAAGCGACGATTGGGAAGATCGAGCAAAAGGCGGGAAAGACGATTTGGACGAACCAGCAGTTTGCGATCGGGCGCGATTTGAGCGATATTGACGAGCAAATCGACCGGTTTGAGGACCGCTTGAAACAAATCGAAGACCGCTATTGGCGGCAATTTACGGCGATGGAAGAGGCGATTCAGCGCGCCAACCAGCAAAGCATGTATTTGATGAACGCCTTTTTTGGCGGCATGCAAGGGTGA
- the flaG gene encoding flagellar protein FlaG produces the protein MTIERVSSSFPSYEPTRSEQVHATVERAAVQPQEVGGSASSLFQPLSEEAVEKVVNGLNELVQPSHTSIRFELHKELHEYYVQVVDEKTQEVIREIPPKKLLDMYAAMMEFVGLLVDRKI, from the coding sequence ATGACGATTGAACGGGTGTCTTCTTCTTTTCCTTCCTATGAACCGACGCGAAGCGAGCAGGTGCATGCAACCGTCGAACGCGCGGCAGTGCAGCCTCAAGAGGTGGGGGGTTCTGCTTCTTCCCTTTTTCAACCGCTTTCGGAAGAAGCTGTGGAGAAAGTGGTCAACGGCTTGAATGAGCTCGTGCAGCCGAGCCATACATCAATCCGGTTTGAGCTGCATAAAGAGCTGCATGAATATTACGTGCAAGTGGTGGATGAAAAAACGCAGGAAGTGATCCGGGAAATTCCGCCGAAGAAGCTGCTCGATATGTATGCGGCGATGATGGAGTTTGTCGGGCTTTTGGTCGATCGAAAAATTTAA
- the csrA gene encoding carbon storage regulator CsrA, which yields MLVLTRKLKEAIQIGDDIEITVLAIQGDQVKLGINAPKSIDIHRKEVYLAIQAENNAASQASETSLAELTAKLKQWNNR from the coding sequence ATGCTTGTCTTAACGCGCAAACTCAAAGAAGCGATCCAAATCGGCGATGACATCGAAATCACCGTCCTCGCCATCCAAGGCGACCAAGTGAAGCTGGGCATCAACGCGCCCAAATCGATCGACATCCACCGCAAAGAAGTGTACCTCGCCATCCAAGCGGAAAACAACGCCGCCTCCCAAGCGTCGGAAACGTCGCTCGCCGAACTGACCGCCAAGCTAAAACAATGGAACAACCGATAA
- the hpf gene encoding ribosome hibernation-promoting factor, HPF/YfiA family, with protein MMYNIRGENIEVTPALREYVEKKIGKLERYFDGTDDVHVHVNLKVYNDGQGKIEVTIPIPHLLLRAEERHDDMYAAIDLVTDKLERQIRKHKTKVNRKLRDREKEVKLAAPVPNGAAADGEDEFEIVRTKHFSLKPMDSEEAILQMNLLGHNFFIFTNAETNRTNIVYRRKDGKYGLIEAN; from the coding sequence ATGATGTATAACATTCGCGGGGAAAACATCGAAGTAACTCCAGCTTTGCGCGAGTATGTGGAGAAAAAAATCGGCAAATTGGAACGCTACTTTGATGGCACTGATGACGTGCACGTGCACGTGAACTTAAAAGTCTACAACGACGGGCAAGGGAAAATCGAGGTGACCATTCCGATTCCGCATCTGCTGTTGCGCGCTGAAGAGCGCCATGACGATATGTATGCGGCGATCGATTTAGTAACCGATAAATTGGAGCGGCAAATCCGCAAACATAAAACGAAAGTGAACCGCAAGCTGCGCGATCGCGAAAAAGAGGTGAAGCTGGCCGCCCCTGTGCCGAACGGCGCTGCGGCGGACGGTGAAGATGAGTTTGAAATCGTGCGCACGAAGCACTTCAGCTTGAAGCCGATGGACAGCGAAGAGGCGATTTTGCAGATGAACTTGTTGGGGCACAATTTCTTCATTTTTACGAATGCGGAAACGAATCGGACAAACATTGTTTACCGCCGCAAAGACGGAAAATACGGACTGATTGAGGCGAACTGA
- a CDS encoding DUF6470 family protein: MQLPQIRLQSTMANIAIETVPAKLEIQQPPAELEIEQSRAKLTIRTTPSKLTIDQTKAWEDMNLEHIFRRIEKFAEQGYRDWLDGLARVSRQGDELMRIEDGGNPIAEQAKENSETPMYEFNIGWVPSPFSVKTSYTPAHVDIRIEPRQPVIRARPHPPVIRYTPGEVTIRLAQRPSLDIDFAHLRFVGVHFDMLI, encoded by the coding sequence ATGCAGCTGCCGCAAATCCGCCTGCAGTCAACGATGGCGAACATCGCCATCGAAACCGTTCCGGCGAAACTGGAAATCCAACAGCCGCCCGCTGAACTGGAAATCGAGCAGTCTCGAGCCAAGCTGACGATCCGCACAACGCCGTCCAAGCTGACGATCGACCAGACAAAAGCGTGGGAAGATATGAACTTAGAACATATTTTCCGCCGCATCGAAAAGTTCGCTGAACAAGGATACCGCGATTGGCTGGACGGACTGGCCCGCGTCTCCCGCCAAGGCGACGAACTCATGCGCATTGAGGACGGCGGCAACCCGATCGCCGAACAAGCGAAAGAAAACAGCGAAACGCCGATGTACGAATTCAACATCGGCTGGGTGCCGTCCCCGTTCAGCGTGAAAACGTCGTATACGCCGGCGCACGTCGACATCCGCATCGAACCGCGCCAGCCGGTCATTCGCGCCCGCCCGCACCCGCCCGTCATTCGCTACACGCCGGGCGAGGTGACGATCCGCCTCGCCCAGCGCCCGTCGCTTGACATCGACTTTGCCCATTTGCGCTTTGTCGGTGTCCATTTTGACATGTTGATTTGA
- a CDS encoding flagellar protein FliT, with translation MGVVRDVWLVTNELLETVTAPWSPEEREERLKAVEELLRRREKLLGALRPPYSEEERALGRDIVAWNRDIAERLKAVQDEIRRDLRMAGAKRRANARYVHPYEQPLSLDGMFYDKRR, from the coding sequence ATGGGCGTTGTGCGCGACGTTTGGCTTGTCACGAACGAGCTGCTTGAGACGGTGACGGCGCCGTGGTCTCCCGAAGAGCGCGAGGAGCGGCTGAAGGCGGTTGAGGAGTTGTTGAGGCGGCGCGAGAAGCTGCTTGGCGCGCTGCGGCCGCCGTACAGCGAGGAGGAACGGGCGCTTGGGCGCGACATCGTTGCGTGGAATCGGGACATTGCGGAGCGGCTGAAGGCGGTGCAAGATGAGATTCGCCGCGATTTGCGGATGGCGGGGGCGAAGCGGCGGGCGAACGCCCGCTATGTCCATCCGTACGAGCAGCCGCTTTCGTTGGATGGGATGTTTTATGATAAACGGCGATAG
- the flgL gene encoding flagellar hook-associated protein FlgL, which translates to MRVTQSMLTQNMLRNLSQSYERLGKIQDQLSTGKKITRPSDDPVVAIKGMAYRTNLTEVEQFKRNFSEAHNWIDASDSALNEATQVLQRIRELVVQASNDTYEQSQRGHIAKEINELKSHLVSIANTQIAGKYIFNGTDTLNPPVNLNDPVNKVSTNREQVKIELLKGIQLPVNVNPTRLFTYSGNPGEGLFSDLEALVNDLEAGKSGEELNKYLSYMDKHIDNVLAERAELGARSNRLELMEARVDEQEVIAQQILSNNEDADLERVITDLKTQESVHRAALGVGARIIQPTLLDFLR; encoded by the coding sequence ATGCGCGTCACGCAATCGATGTTGACGCAAAACATGCTGCGCAACTTGAGCCAAAGCTATGAACGGCTCGGCAAAATTCAGGACCAACTGTCGACCGGCAAAAAAATCACCCGACCGTCTGACGACCCGGTTGTGGCCATCAAAGGAATGGCGTATCGGACGAACTTAACCGAAGTCGAACAGTTTAAACGCAATTTCTCCGAAGCCCATAACTGGATCGATGCGTCCGACTCGGCGCTCAACGAAGCGACGCAAGTGCTCCAGCGCATCCGCGAGCTTGTCGTCCAGGCCAGCAACGATACGTACGAACAATCGCAGCGCGGGCATATCGCGAAAGAGATCAATGAGCTGAAAAGCCATTTAGTGTCCATCGCCAACACGCAGATTGCCGGCAAATACATTTTCAACGGCACGGATACCCTCAACCCGCCGGTCAACTTGAACGACCCGGTGAACAAAGTGTCGACAAACAGAGAACAAGTGAAAATCGAGCTGTTAAAAGGCATTCAACTCCCGGTCAACGTCAACCCGACGCGCCTCTTCACGTACAGCGGGAATCCGGGAGAAGGGCTGTTCAGCGATTTAGAAGCGCTCGTGAATGACTTGGAGGCGGGCAAGAGCGGCGAAGAGCTGAACAAGTATTTATCGTATATGGACAAGCACATCGACAACGTTTTGGCCGAGCGGGCCGAACTTGGCGCGCGAAGCAACCGCCTTGAACTGATGGAGGCGCGCGTCGATGAACAGGAAGTGATCGCCCAGCAAATTTTATCTAACAACGAAGACGCCGATCTCGAACGGGTCATCACCGATTTAAAAACACAAGAAAGCGTGCACCGCGCCGCCCTCGGCGTCGGCGCCCGCATCATCCAGCCGACGCTGCTCGACTTTTTGCGCTGA
- a CDS encoding flagellin: protein MAKEMMEFTKNNILAQAAQAMLAQSNQLPQAVLQLLR, encoded by the coding sequence ATGGCCAAAGAAATGATGGAATTCACGAAAAACAACATCTTGGCGCAAGCGGCGCAAGCGATGTTGGCTCAATCAAACCAACTGCCGCAAGCGGTGTTGCAGCTGCTTCGGTAG
- the fliW gene encoding flagellar assembly protein FliW, producing the protein MNVRTKYHGELNIDEQHIIRFPRGLPGFVDEKRFVLLPLADTPFVILQSVDTPALGFVLIEPFSYFPAYEIELDEATLEQLGIESERDVALYAILTVADPFDNTTANLQAPVVINARKRIGKQVILTNTPYKTKHRLFPEKVAT; encoded by the coding sequence ATGAACGTACGGACAAAATATCATGGTGAACTGAACATCGATGAACAGCACATCATCCGCTTCCCCCGCGGTCTGCCTGGATTTGTGGACGAGAAGCGATTCGTCCTTCTCCCGCTCGCCGACACGCCGTTTGTCATCTTGCAGTCGGTCGACACCCCTGCGCTTGGGTTTGTTTTGATCGAACCGTTTTCGTACTTTCCCGCGTACGAAATCGAGTTGGACGAGGCAACGCTTGAGCAGCTCGGCATCGAAAGCGAGCGCGACGTCGCCTTATACGCCATCTTGACGGTCGCTGACCCGTTTGACAACACGACCGCGAACTTGCAGGCGCCTGTGGTCATCAACGCCCGAAAACGAATCGGCAAGCAGGTGATTTTAACAAACACCCCGTACAAAACGAAACATCGCCTCTTCCCGGAAAAAGTGGCGACGTAA